The following proteins come from a genomic window of Erpetoichthys calabaricus chromosome 18, fErpCal1.3, whole genome shotgun sequence:
- the LOC114668959 gene encoding uncharacterized protein LOC114668959 → MDSDTFNINEEGSGIELETTGKEDTDIFSYLSNEERECLNYLMDTIDSLEMELMIEEQEKRKENGSTFTCHPEEHMEIPSPADVQNQKLTVEDNKHNFHLQMPASYQQDTSSSGNFECLSPRSSRSTNMQCAQTRKFDTILRSGVSVQELRAQVLARFNGSVQGDACGQQEPSHSTTACFPDGLDLKSSRAEALQRLGFGKRSQSLSQQEVLGDLPISQLSSADQTLGLIGQDNSHSLPYNSMDHRSSIPRSPSSVTDKDHHEALKKLGLLKL, encoded by the exons GATATTTTTAGTTACCTGTCAAATGAGGAGAGAGAATGCCTGAATTACCTTATGGATACTATTGATTCTTTGGAAATGGAGTTGATGATTGAAgaacaggagaaaagaaaag aaaatggTTCTACTTTTACCTGTCATCCAGAGGAGCATATGGAAATTCCTTCTCCAGCTGATGTGCAAAATCAAAAGCTAACTGTGGAGGACAATAAGCACAACTTTCATCTTCAAATGCCAGCTTCTTACCAACAGGATACATCTTCCTCAGGCAATTTTGAATGTCTCTCACCACGATCTTCTAGATCCACCAATATGCAGTGTGCCCAGACTCGCAAGTTTGACACCATTCTACGCTCTGGTGTCAGTGTCCAAGAATTACGAGCCCAAGTCCTAGCTAGGTTCAATGGTTCTGTACAAGGGGATGCCTGTGGTCAACAAGAGCCTTCACATTCTACCACAGCTTGTTTTCCTGATGGTCTGGACCTCAAGAGTTCCCGAGCTGAGGCCTTGCAAAGACTCGGATTTGGCAAAAGGTCACAAAGTCTTTCACAGCAGGAAGTTCTTGGAGATCTGCCAATATCTCAACTGTCTTCTGCTGATCAAACTCTTGGCTTGATTGGACAAGACAACAGCCACTCTTTACCTTATAACTCAATGGATCACAGGTCAAGCATTCCTAGATCACCATCTTCTGTTACAGATAAAGACCACCATGAAGCTTTGAAGAAACTAGGACTTCTAAAGCTTTAA